A single genomic interval of Bradyrhizobium japonicum USDA 6 harbors:
- the clpA gene encoding ATP-dependent Clp protease ATP-binding subunit ClpA → MPTFSQSLEQSLHRALAIANERHHQYATLEHLLLSLIDDSDAAAVMRACSVDLDKLRTSLVNYLETEFENLVTDGADDAKPTAGFQRVIQRAVIHVQSSGREEVTGANVLIAIFAERESHAAYFLQEQDMTRYDAVNYISHGIAKRPGVSEARPVRGVDEETEAKGTEDAKKKGEALETYCVNLNKKARDGKIDPVIGRNSEINRAIQVLCRRQKNNPLFVGEAGVGKTAIAEGLAKRIVDSEVPEVLAAATVFSLDMGTLLAGTRYRGDFEERLKQVLKELEAHPNAILFIDEIHTVIGAGATSGGAMDASNLLKPALASGTIRCMGSTTYKEYRQHFEKDRALVRRFQKIDINEPTVEDAIAILKGLKPYFEDYHRLKYTNEAIEAAVQLSSRYIHDRKLPDKAIDVIDESGAAQMLVAENKRKKTIGIKEIETTIASMARIPPKSVSKDDAEVLKHLEQTLKRTVFGQDKAIESLAASIKLARAGLREPEKPIGCYLFSGPTGVGKTEVAKQLAASLGVELLRFDMSEYMERHTVSRLIGAPPGYVGFDQGGLLTDGVDQHPHCVVLLDEIEKAHPDLYNVLLQIMDHGRLTDHNGKQVNFRNVILIMTTNAGASDLAKQAFGFTRSKREGDDHEAINRQFAPEFRNRLDAIVSFGHLSVEVIGTVVEKFVLQLEAQLGDRDVTIELSEPAKTWLVQHGYDEQMGARPMARVIQEHIKKPLADEVLFGKLKGGGHVRVVLVKDEADETKDKIGFEFLDGPITPKQEKLPGARKRPPGKSKPGGGGSGGSKGPTSKGPLVKA, encoded by the coding sequence ATGCCGACTTTTTCCCAAAGCCTTGAACAATCCCTGCATCGTGCGCTGGCGATCGCAAACGAGCGTCATCACCAATACGCGACGCTCGAGCATCTCTTGCTCTCCCTGATCGACGACTCCGATGCAGCCGCCGTCATGCGCGCCTGTAGCGTCGATCTCGACAAGCTCCGCACGAGCCTCGTCAATTATCTTGAGACCGAATTCGAGAATCTGGTGACGGATGGCGCCGACGACGCCAAGCCGACCGCCGGTTTCCAGCGCGTGATCCAGCGCGCGGTGATCCACGTGCAGTCGTCCGGCCGCGAAGAGGTGACCGGCGCCAACGTGCTGATCGCGATCTTCGCCGAACGCGAGAGCCATGCCGCGTACTTCCTGCAGGAGCAGGACATGACGCGCTATGACGCCGTCAACTACATTAGCCACGGCATCGCCAAGCGGCCGGGCGTCTCCGAGGCGCGGCCGGTGCGCGGCGTCGACGAGGAGACCGAGGCAAAGGGTACCGAGGACGCCAAGAAGAAGGGCGAAGCGCTCGAGACCTATTGCGTCAACCTCAACAAGAAGGCGCGCGACGGCAAGATCGATCCGGTGATCGGACGCAATTCCGAGATCAACCGGGCGATCCAGGTGCTGTGCCGCCGGCAGAAGAACAACCCGCTGTTCGTGGGCGAGGCCGGCGTCGGCAAGACCGCGATCGCGGAGGGCCTGGCCAAGCGCATCGTCGACAGCGAGGTGCCGGAGGTCCTTGCGGCTGCGACCGTGTTCTCGCTCGACATGGGCACGCTGCTCGCAGGCACCCGCTATCGCGGCGACTTCGAGGAGCGCCTGAAGCAGGTGCTGAAGGAGCTCGAAGCGCATCCCAACGCCATCCTGTTCATCGACGAGATCCACACCGTGATCGGTGCGGGCGCGACGTCCGGCGGGGCGATGGATGCGTCGAACCTGCTCAAGCCGGCGCTTGCCTCGGGCACGATCCGCTGCATGGGCTCGACCACCTACAAGGAATACCGCCAGCACTTCGAGAAGGACCGCGCGCTGGTGCGGCGCTTCCAGAAGATCGACATCAACGAGCCGACGGTCGAGGACGCGATCGCGATCCTCAAGGGTCTCAAGCCTTACTTCGAGGACTACCATCGGCTGAAGTACACCAACGAGGCGATCGAGGCGGCGGTGCAGCTCTCCTCGCGCTACATCCATGACCGCAAGCTGCCCGACAAGGCGATCGACGTGATCGACGAGTCAGGTGCGGCGCAGATGCTGGTGGCCGAGAACAAGCGCAAGAAGACCATCGGCATCAAGGAGATCGAGACCACGATCGCGTCGATGGCGCGGATCCCGCCGAAGAGCGTGTCGAAGGACGATGCCGAGGTGCTCAAGCATCTCGAGCAGACCCTGAAGCGCACCGTGTTCGGTCAGGACAAGGCGATCGAGTCGCTCGCCGCATCGATCAAGCTGGCGCGTGCCGGCCTGCGCGAGCCGGAGAAGCCGATCGGCTGCTATTTGTTCTCGGGTCCGACCGGCGTCGGCAAGACCGAGGTGGCAAAGCAGCTCGCGGCGTCGCTCGGCGTCGAGCTGTTGCGCTTCGACATGTCCGAATACATGGAGCGGCACACCGTGTCGCGCCTGATCGGCGCGCCTCCCGGCTATGTCGGCTTCGACCAGGGCGGTCTGCTCACTGACGGCGTCGACCAGCATCCGCATTGCGTGGTTCTGCTCGACGAAATCGAGAAGGCGCATCCCGACCTCTACAACGTGCTGCTCCAGATCATGGATCACGGCCGGCTCACCGACCACAACGGCAAGCAGGTCAACTTCCGCAACGTGATCCTGATCATGACCACAAACGCGGGTGCTTCGGATCTCGCCAAGCAGGCGTTCGGCTTCACGCGCTCGAAGCGGGAAGGCGACGACCACGAGGCGATCAACCGGCAGTTCGCGCCGGAATTCCGCAACCGTCTCGATGCCATCGTCTCGTTCGGCCATCTCAGCGTCGAGGTGATCGGTACGGTCGTGGAGAAGTTCGTGCTGCAGCTCGAGGCTCAGCTCGGCGATCGCGACGTCACCATCGAACTGTCCGAGCCCGCCAAGACCTGGCTGGTCCAGCATGGTTACGACGAGCAGATGGGCGCACGGCCAATGGCCCGCGTCATCCAGGAGCACATCAAGAAGCCGCTGGCCGACGAGGTGCTGTTCGGCAAGCTCAAGGGTGGCGGCCACGTTCGCGTCGTCCTGGTCAAGGACGAGGCCGACGAGACCAAGGACAAGATCGGGTTCGAGTTCCTCGACGGTCCGATCACGCCGAAGCAGGAGAAGCTGCCCGGCGCACGCAAGCGTCCGCCGGGCAAGTCCAAGCCGGGCGGTGGCGGCTCCGGCGGCTCGAAGGGGCCGACCTCGAAGGGCCCGCTGGTCAAGGCTTGA
- a CDS encoding PEGA domain-containing protein has protein sequence MRSFGIAALSVMLGGCASVTRGTTENISISSTPSGVEAVVSGMEVPTTCTTPCSVVVKRNADISITFQKEGYEPQIVPLSRDIPTSGAAGFAGNLLLGGVVGMGVDAATGAATDHKPNPVIVTMQPSAPARARPPAPKKPRPAAPAPDTGT, from the coding sequence ATGCGTTCATTTGGAATTGCGGCGCTCAGCGTCATGCTGGGCGGCTGCGCGTCTGTCACGCGCGGCACGACCGAAAACATCAGCATCTCATCGACACCGTCGGGCGTGGAAGCCGTCGTCAGCGGAATGGAAGTTCCGACCACCTGCACGACGCCGTGCTCCGTGGTCGTCAAGCGGAACGCCGACATCTCGATCACCTTCCAGAAGGAAGGCTATGAACCGCAGATCGTGCCGCTCAGCCGGGACATACCGACCTCCGGGGCCGCCGGCTTTGCCGGAAATCTCTTGCTCGGCGGTGTCGTCGGCATGGGCGTCGATGCTGCCACCGGGGCGGCAACCGATCACAAGCCAAACCCTGTCATCGTGACCATGCAGCCGTCAGCTCCCGCCCGCGCACGGCCACCCGCACCGAAGAAGCCGCGGCCGGCGGCGCCTGCGCCCGACACCGGCACCTAG